The genomic DNA ATGCTCTAAGATCCATGATAAATTTATATTTGGCTCCAATAGAAAGAAGAATCTAAATAGCAGATTTAAATCAGAATTCCAGTAATGAGAAAAGAATGCGCTTTCTTTGAGTACTGTGTTGTATGTATATGGTCAACACAGCAATCaatatacatatagatacacacatcATTTAACTACACAGGTAAGCCTTACCCTCGTCTGAGTAACTTTCCCTAGCACTCACAGCTAAGTCACAGGAGGACAGGATTTCAGCTCAGGTCTGAGTCACTCCAAAAGAACATCCCTGTTCCTTTCCCATCGTTATGCATTGAATATTTGAGGACTACAAATGACTGGGAGGTGAAGGGATATagccttcttccttcccacttgTTTCCTTCTTGTCTTGGGTTTATtgacaaataaaatctttagagcTGTAATCCATTGGATAAAATAGCAGATACTTTCCAGGCTGCAAAAAAATTTTGGAAAGAATTCCAACTATGGATCACTGAGTTTGTATCTTGTAAACGAAGCTACATTTTAAccggttttggtttgttttgttttgtttttctcaaactgAGATAGAACCGAAGTATTTTGAATGTGCTTTTTAGTTTGGTAAggatttcttcatgttttataCATGCCTTTGGCTACTAAACTTTTAGTTTTATACCACAagtaaaacttttctttaataaaaacaatattttagttGCAAAATGTATATTAGACTAACTACTTTTAGAGCTTAAGAGAAAAATTAAGGGTCATTTAGCACACAAAACTAGCTATATGAAAATTTAAGGATTTTCCATAATTTGAATCACTTAACtggttatttttaataaaaaattgctAAATTGAAGTAAATGCATAAGTAGGGGAATACAATTAGAGTTTTAACTTCATGGGTTCTTCAAACCCTTTTAATTGTAGGTCAGAAAAGTAGATATTTAGAACTTTATTGCTGTAAAATACTTGACAACAGCTAAGCATTGCATTTCTttacactttaaaaatttttgcagcacattttattttttactccaTTGATACTGATCTATAAATAACAAACACCtattacataaacatacacatatccTTCCAAAACCTGAATGGTCCTAGGATAAGAATCTCTGAAGTACTTGCTCACCAAATTTTGTAATCTTCACTCTTAAATGTGatatcttgttttatttgttaCTGTGAATAGTAACCATATTTTGTGTAGATCTTTCCTGTAAGATCCACAGCCATCACTGCCCACCATGGAAGTAGTCAGTCAGTGAACCACCTCTCAATTAGGGAGATGTCTGAGATGAATGCCCTGTTCAACTGGAGACAGTAGTCACTGTGGTCATGATTTTAACTAGTAAGAAACAATTCTTCAAAATATTGGAAGTATTTAAGAAGCTACATTATTGTATATTAATTGAGCTTTGTCTATTAAGTGAATTACAGTTGTGGGAATTACTGTTCATTACTTTAAATGAACTTTATGTTATTAAACTTTATAATAATAACAGTGAAGATtcgtattttatttatttaccaatTAACTTTGTAGAAAACGGGAAAGGTGGGGAATATATATCACACCTTTTTACTTTCTGTTGTCAGTTTTTCTGTATTAGAAAGTTCCAGATAAAGTATCAAAGCTTTTCTCACCTCTTTCGATTGCTTTGCCTTCAAAGGTAGATTTGAACCCACAGCTTTGCTGTAACTCATAATTCTGGAAATGCTCTACACTCTTAATGCCACTGGTACAGGGATGTAATTCTCGGCAAAATTACATCCTAAGGTAAAAGTTTTAACTGGTGAGGTAGATGGGGTGAGAAAATAAGGTGCACGAGGGGAAGGTAGGAAATGATGGGCCAGAGTCGTCTTCTCAAAAGGATCTTTTATCAGGAGAATGCAGATAAACGCCATCATGCACTTGATGAAATGACTAATGTAAAATAACTAACAgtctataaaaaattaaaatgtgcttACAGGTAAATGTGGCTACAATAAAGGCAAATGCAGTcgcaaagaaaggggaaaaaagaactcCAATCTATTCCAAATAGGACAGGAAATACTTAGCACTGAATGAGTGGGAACATTGGCTCCGCTGTAGAATTTGGTAAATTTAATACATTTGCTGTTTGCTTTCTACTCAGTCAGGTGTCCAGTGTTAATTTACATGCTGTCCTACAAAATTGTCACACATAGCCTGCTTTTAGTAGCTTTGGGGGACATTAGTCTCTTGTGACAGTACAATATGAACTCGTGTCTTAGATCTCGGTTTCACAAAGTGTGCACATTTGGAAATCAAGGGAAGAGAATTGTTTATTTTCGTCTGAAGAAAGGCCTAAAGAAAACTGTCAGCAGAAGTCGGGTCCATttaatttaaagtgttttttttctgtctgtttctgttaTTCACATGAACCTAACCTAGTATAGTTTAAGATCCATATAAAAGACCTGGGAGTTCAAGGAGAAATCTGTGGCTCTTAAATGTATGCCACACAAGATTTGAGTGATGTCCTTAAACAGACTGTATGATTGATGTTCCATTTGTATTAGGATAGTTtttacacatgcacaaatgcacacatcaCAGATGTCTAAGCGTGTTTCAAATCCACATTAAGacctgctagaaaaaaaaaaatagacaaagatTGAAGAAGGTAGTAAATGTTGCTGTCTTTAATCATGCCTTCTATGCCTTTGTCTGCAGAGAGCTGAGGTGTGTGCTGCTCGTCAGTGCTATTGTCATCAGTTTTCTTGCTATGtccacataaagacacacagcTAAGTTAAACATGTTTAAAGTACAATATATCGAGAGCCAATCAGTACAAAATGAATGCTTCTGCTTTTTTGCTTTGAGTTCTCCTTTATCACTGTTTAATAGTCTTTAGTTTTGTAGTGAAATGTGCCTAGAATGTATGTTATCATAAGCAGTCACGATGAACTTGGGGTGAGGTTTGAAATGAATAAAGTCATGTGATGGAAGTAAAAGTTGTAGTCTCTGGCCCCTACCGGCCTTTAATATCTAACATGACGAGACACAGACATCTGAAAAGTTAATTCACAGTGAAAGGAAATTGCCAGTGAGGGAAGGTTTTGATCATCCATTCTCTTGGTTGAATTCCTATCATTTTGCTGTTCCTAGTACACAGAGCTAAATGGCACTTGTTATATACATATTTGCTTTCCCCAAAAGGCAGCTAGTTCTTTGATTCAGTCAGGACTTCCTGTTTCATCTCAAGTAAGTAAAACTATGCCTAACTTACAGTAAATACTTGTTTAGTTAAATCAAGTTGGATAGTAGGTCCTTTTCTGGTACCAAGTTTCATCTTTTCTAACATTTACCTACTTTTATAAGTGCAATTCATAATAACAGATGCATTTTGAACAACATTTTtactttgaaagtatttttttttctattttatttcgtGTTGTGTTAAATCTGTTTTGTTGAACCAGTTTATGTCAGATAGTAAGTATACGGCCATTTGTAGCACTTTGCCTTTCAAGAACTGTTTTCACACCCACGTGTGCAGAAAAAAGTCTTTCCTGGTCTAGGAGGTAAGAAAGCAGAGAAGTTGTACACTGACATAATAACCGAGAAAGAACCTTTACCTGAGAGGGCAAGGGGGTAACTGGAGTGATTTGCGTACAGCCACCGGTTAGGGCCCACAAGCTTATTGGTGCCCATGCGGTAGGTAGTGGTACTTGTCTGACTAGAAGTCTGAAGCTTCTTCACAGAGCTCCTTTTTCATGGTTAAATAACCCTCTCTTCACAGAAAATAGGAAGTAAgcagataataaaaatgtaagtaaGATTTAAATAACCAGGGAGGGTCTCTAACCTCTCAGAGGGTGTGATTCTTAAAGCAGGCCCTTGTAATGTCTTTGTCTTGCTTTAGAAGACTAATGCTGACCTCAGAATTAGTTGATaaatcttcccatcccttctgctTTCTGGAAGTGTGTAGAACAGGTCTGAAAACCTCTTGAGGTCATCTATAGAGTCTGGTGCTGGCATTTACAGGTCTGAAGACCTCGTGAGGTCATCTTTTGAGCCTGGTGCTGGCATTTAAAGTCTGTTCTATGGTGTGTACTCAACAACAAAATCATCCAACTACAAAACACATTTTTCAGGGAATATCCTCATAATCTATGTTTGGCTGAGTTGGCTTAAACAAACAGACTGTTGGAAGTCACTCTTTTCAACTGCATTGTAGTCTTAACTTACAAAGGGGTTGTTTTATCATCCGTTAACTcagaagagaaaattaatttctggTAAAACTCAGAGACTGTATATTTGTACTGTATGCTTGGGGTTAAGTGCTTTGCTTGGTTCATCTAGTTTAATCCCCACAGTAGTTCTGTGAAAGCTAAGTACTTTGAACTCTCcatttaaattatgaaaactcatacacacagaacatAAGTAACTTGCCTAGTGTTTAGTGGTGAGGAAGCATATATTCTTAACCCATACGTCATACTGTAGGAAgaggtaaagaagaaaaatatgatttCTGCTCCTGGAATTTGCATCCCATTGAGAAAGAAAGCATATACATGTAAAAATGGCAAAGGTACTTTATACCTAAGTGATTGCTGTGGTTTTGAGGGAGGGAAAGCTTACCATAACCGTAAAGATGATGTAGATAAGAGAAATCTTGAATTTGCATGGACGTGGGGAATCTGTACTACATACAttagtgagaaggaaagaaaggacttGGTCTAAATGAAAAGGGTGGGAATTGAGGAGCTGGAGCACACAGCTGGTAATGGCTGTGAAATGTTAAGGCTTTGACATCTTTATCCAGGGTTTGGTAAATTGACTAAGTTAAGTGAATAGTGTAGTTACTgagaaaataaacttttagaCATTTTGCTTCTCTGTAAAATCTGAACTccattaaaaatgaagcaaatttgaattagaagcatCATGGCactgtagaaaaagaaaagttattctCTTTTAGCTTTACATTTGATGTATAAGGCCCTTGTCATAGGGTAGCTTGAAGATTagaaattatgtatgtatggtaCCAAAAATATAGTAGTTGGTCACTAGATAGCATTGTAGCACTTACATCCCTATTCTCAAGAATAAGTCATAGTCTTCTGGAAACCATGTGATGATGAGTTATTGGTTTTGCTCATAGAacaataatattttcaaattaggTCACCTCCACCTGTGGACATAGTATCTGCTTACTTCCTATGGAAACCGTTTGCCTGTTTTGTTCACTTTTGTCTTCCTGATGCCTGGTGGTGTGCCTGATTTACACCACTTTAGTAAATGCTTAAAGAATTAAATGATTACAAGTATTATTTCTGATAATGGTACATGTCATAGGAAATGCAAAATCTCAGTACTTGAACTTACTAATCTTCTGTGGTTACACATCAACAGTATGCTGACTGAGCTCATTTTTGGTAACAGAACACAATGATATATTTCATTGCATTTAGCATTATTAAATATTGTTTTCAGCTTGCCTGATCATGACTTGAATACCATATGTTATTATGCAGGATGTGActtctttacattttcattttactttgcaAAAGATAGAATTTTTGTGAAACTATTTGAAGtttttaaagaagttaaaaaagaaatcGGATGCCTCATTTTGTTTCCCTCTTCAGTTTACCCATAttaacattgtttttatttggttactCTGACAAGGGAGAAGATGTCAACCGGACACTAGAAGGTGGAAGGAAGCCTCTTCATTATGCAGCAGACTGTGGACAGCTTGAAATCTTGGAATTTCTGCTGCTGAAAGGAGCAGATATTAATGTATGTATTAGATATACATTAATACTTAATGgtatatgtataatatgtgtcattttaggaaaaatctGTCGTATGCTTGGAGGAATTTTTTGAAATAGCTACGTTAAATAATATAGTCCTATACAAACCATTCTTTTTTAAGTTAATGAACTGTTTGCTGTCTCCCCCCTTTGGCTGTTGCTTTTCAAGTTTGAAAGCTTGGCGAGTTACCGCTGTAGGTACTAGATGCTGTCTGCCATTCGATGGAGCATAGGTCCCTGGAGGGCTAGGCTACACTAGCCTGGTCCATGGGATAAGTGTGAGAAAGTCATCAGGCAGGAGTTGTTGTCTCCTGACTGGAGCCCTCTGTGATTTTAGGATATTAGGAATTGTTTTGGTGATCATAGTAGTGAAAGAGATAGATTTTCACCATGTCAGTTGTCCTAATTCGGCTGTCTTCTCTTGCTTCCCCGTTGGCGTTtttacccacccaccccctttcctttctgagcCACACTGGCATTTCTACAATAGTGGGAAAGCTAGGTTCAGAGAAACTAGTCACATCATGGGCAATTAAGAGTAGAGCTTAGGTGAGATTTCCTCTCCACACTGATTCCCAATGAAAAGAAAGACACTATGTGTGTGCTTGGGCTCTTTTTTAAGTGACTAGAAAACTTCtctctggatttatttttatacagaaaggaaaatgggtaTTAATTGTGAAACAGTATAAGAATTCCCTAATTAGATATaggaaggtttaaaaaaaaagtagataaaattttttttctttgatgtctGTAGGCTCCAGATAAACATCATATTACCCCTCttctgtctgctgtctatgaGGGTCATGTTTCCTGTGTGAAATTGCTTCTGTCAAAGGTAAGGTCAATGTTCATTTTTATCGATTTCTTTAAAACTCTACTTTGGAACAGAAATTGAGATCTAGAACAGTGTTATAATTGCTGGCTACATACTgtttgcttcctgtctgtggtGGTTAAAGTCCTTGGCCTAGTTTCCTTCATAAGAAAACCTTGTTAAGTAAAAGAAGTCAGCTAAAGTAAGCAAGCATTAATGGCATAAAAAAATGTCATGATGAATGATGGTCCAGGGTGTTAGAGCACACTATAAATAACAGGGTTTTGAAATTTTACACTTTATTGTCTGTAGTCGACACAGAAAGAGTATCAGAAGTGTTACACTATGACGACTCTCTAGTTTGTTGATATGACTGAGACAGTGGTAAGTCCGggagttttctgttttcatttttgttaatacATGATAGAGTACAGGATCCAGCCTTAGCAGTAGCCAATTACTAGCAACATTCTAGCTGTGTTATAGTCTATAAGGGAAGAAATCCCTATAGAATAAGTCACCAAGCTTGTATTTGATGACCAAACACTGATTGAAGAGTGGTGCTTGGCTCATTTCCATTCGATCTTAGAGTACAGCCTGCTAAAAGAAAGcagcaaggaaaaagaaaaagaaactaaattaataaatgtgTCAAGCTCCTGACAcaaaatatttatgtaatcaTAATCAGTAAAGAGTAGTTTTTGTTGTAACGAAGACTGAAGGTGGGCTTTGTGCTTTGTTGCTCGAGTTTCAATACAACAGAGAGAGAACTAGGGAAGATGAATGCTTTTGTCTTAACACTTACTCACTACCTCCTTAGAGCAAGCTCTACAGCGGGTCCTGTAACACTGGTGTTGAATTCTACTCTTAGGTTCATATCCAACAATAATGAGGTATCTGTAAATGTGtggttttcattcttttataataatttcaATGTGTTCTTTCTTCAGCCATTTCGTGAACTATAGatagaacttttttctttctgatagtTTTCTTAGCcaatcttttggtttttgttttttaaatcaattgtACTCCATCAGAAATTCTTTATTGCTAAAACAGGGCTATTCCAATGTAAAAGATGCAGTCAGTATTTATATTAATTCTAGGACTGCCGTCCACCAAAGCTAGAATCCTTATAGTTTCTGCAATCATTCACATTTCTCATTTCTTATGCACTATTATACTGTtagcataatataaaataataagcagCAATTTAGAAACAGTATGGTCACAGAAAATAGgacatagaaacaaagaaaattgcTAGACTCAGAACTGTGTGTGTCAAGTGATAATTTACTCACAAATCAAATACCACCAGCATCATCTCTTTTTATGGACAAAGAGACCATTTGTTTCAAGGAGAGCTAACTGCCTGAAGGCCTAACAAAATTTAATGGATTCAAAAATCTGTCCCAAGATGTAGGTTTAACAGTCTGTGTTCTCTCTACCACTTAAAAATGCCTTTAGAAATTAATCAGAGCAGTTGCGAGGCATGGAACATGCCcatatctatagatagata from Cricetulus griseus strain 17A/GY chromosome 1 unlocalized genomic scaffold, alternate assembly CriGri-PICRH-1.0 chr1_0, whole genome shotgun sequence includes the following:
- the Mtpn gene encoding myotrophin isoform X2, which translates into the protein MCDKEFMWALKNGDLDEVKDYVAKGEDVNRTLEGGRKPLHYAADCGQLEILEFLLLKGADINAPDKHHITPLLSAVYEGHVSCVKLLLSKGADKTVKGPDGLTALEATDNQAIKALLQ